The DNA sequence TGACAAGTATTTACAAGAAATTGGAAAAGTGGATCTAATTACTGCTGATGAAGAAGTTGATTTGGCACAGCGTATTAAAGCGGGTGACAGGGTGGCTTTGGAAAAATTAACTAAAGCAAACCTGAGGTTTGTTGTTTCTGTGGCTAAACAATACCAAAATCAAGGACTTAGTTTACCTGACTTAATTAATGAAGGAAATTTAGGATTAATTAAAGCGGCTAAACGCTTTGATGAAACCCGAGGTTTCAAATTCATTTCTTATGCTGTTTGGTGGATTCGTCAATCCATACTTCAAGCATTAGCAGAACAATCCAGAATTGTACGTCTGCCCTTAAACAAAATCGGTTCTATTAATAAGATTAATAAAGCATATGCCCATCTTGAACAAGAACATGAAAGGGCACCCTCTGCTGCCGAATTAAGTGAGGTATTGGATATGAGTGAGGACGATATTAAAGAATCCATGAAAAATTCAGGTCGCCACTTATCTATGGATGCTCCTTTAGTGGAAGGGGAAGATTCTAATTTATACGACGTTTTACGTTCGGGTGAATCTCCAAGTCCTGATAAAGAATTGATGTTGGAATCTCTTCAGATTGAAATTGAAAGATCTCTTTCTACCTTAACTCAAAGAGAAGCCGATTTAATCCGTTTATATTTCGGTTTAAGCGGTCAACATCCGATGACCTTAGAAGAAATTGGTGAAACTTTTGACCTTACTCGTGAAAGGGTTAGACAAATAAAAGAAAAAGCTATTCGCCGATTAAAACATACCAGTAGAAGTAAAATTTTAAAATCTTATTTAGGAAAATAATTTTTTATTTACCTGATACTAAAGTACAAAGGCTATTTATTGTATAAATAGCCTTTATTTTTTGTATTTAAAATTTGCAGTAATAAATTAAATAACTATATTTGCAAACGCAAAGCAGCAGCGGTCCCATAGCTCAGTTGGTTAGAGCATCTGACTCATAATCAGAGGGTCCTTGGTTCGAGCCCAAGTGGGACCACATTAAAATTAAAATCCTTACAAAGTTGTAAGGATTTTTTTGTTTTATTATTTATTGATTAGTTTTTTATCTAAGACGTTTCAATTATTCTATTTTTACTTACCTAAAAAAATTTAAATGATTTTAGATGAAATATTATAAAATGTCAAGTAATTCTGAAATTCCTTTTTCGTCTTTTTCTATTTCTTGTTCTAATTTTTCAATATAGTTCCAAATTTCAGTATAACAATTATATATTACATCTATAATTCCATGTATTTTTATAAAGTCAACAACTTGCTGATCCATGTGATTAATATCTTCAAGCTTAACACTAAAAGTATGCTTTTCAAAATATTTAAGTCGTTTCTCATTGTGAGAATATCTTTTTAAAAATGTTATGAAATTTTCTTGTAATATATCGGGGAATTTTAACATTATCTTATCAATTTCAGGTGCGTTGAAAAATAAATCATTATATTTTGTAGATGAAAAATGGATTAATCCAGATTCAATTTTTTCATATTCGTTTCTAATAAATAGAAAATTTAAACAAATCTTATCACAAATTATATTAAATATTTCATTTTTATCATTTTTATTTTCAGGAAAAGCTAATTTTAACTGAGGAATTAAAAAAAATTTCAAAAAATTAACTTTATCTAATTCATAACATAATTTATAAAAGTTTGTATTACCTCCACTACTAAAATCAAAAAATTTTGAGAACCTTTCTGTATATATTTTATTTTTTTGATCATTGTCAAGAGATTTTATTAAAGATGCTGCAAAATATTCTTGCAAAGATTTATGAGGGAAAGTATATTCTATGCCATCTTTTATTATAATTGAAATAGATGTGGTTAGATCGTACAGAACATTATCAAAATCAATATGTATACTCAGTTTAGTACTAATTTTTTTTAATAAATCACTTAAATATTTTTCATCAAAATTATAATTTCCTTCAAGTAAAGAAAAATAAGAAAACCACTTTAATATTGTTTCTAATTCATCATTTTTTAAACCGGACTTTCGTTCATGTTGCCATCCCCCTGCTTTAGTAAAAGAATCATGCTTACTACACAACGTATCAAAAACATTCCAATAAAATTTACTTCTTTGTTTAGGGAGTTCCGGATAATTATTAAATGTGAAAATAAACATTGATAATAACAGTGGACTAGATAAATATTCTCTATACTCATCATTTTCATGTTTATTAATTTCATAAATAATTTTTCTTTCTAACTCATCATTTTCTTGTAAACTTAGTTGCATTTTTATAAATTCATGTATGTCTCCCCCTTTTAAAGATTGTACTTCAAAATTATCAAATCTTGTTAGAGATTCCGCATTGGCCCCCGGTCGTGAGGTTACGATAAATACATTTTTGTTATATCTGTCTACAAAATTTTCAATATCTGTTGTAATCTTGTCTTTATTTTCTGAATAAATTTCATCATAACCATCTAATAAAAAAATGAAATTACCTTCTTTTAAAATTCTTTCTGTAATTTTATGGTTAGGAGATATTTTATTTTGTGATATAATTCTAGTAATATATTCTTCAATTGTTTCTTTACAATTATTTAGATTTCTCAATTCTATAATAATCGGTATATGTTTACAATTTTCTGCTGATAATAGAAAAATATGTCTTGTTAACATACTTTTACCACTTCCGGCATTACCTATTATTGTTAAATATTGATAATTTTCAAATATTTCATCAAAATCATTTATCTCAATCGATTTCTTTTTATTTTGAATTTTTATCGGATAATAAATATCATAAAAATTAACTTTTTCATCTCTATAAATAAATGTTTTAATTGATGAATATTTTTCATAAAAATTATTTATATAATCTATAAGTCCATTTTTATAGATAAAAAGATATTCATCTTTTATATTGTTACCTAAATTTAATAATTGATCTTTAAAAGTCTCAATTAATTTTGCTCCAACAGATAAATCCATAAATAGTTAATTTTAATTAGTTAAAATTTTATTTAGAATAAAATTATAAAAATAATCCAGGATAAAATTATTTTTTTTAATTAAATTTTTAAAAGATTCGAAATTTTTTTTCTTTTAACTAAGTGAAATTTATATTTCATATCCATACATTTGCTTTATATATTTTAGCGCGATTAAATCGAGTTACTCTTCTTCTTATCCAATTAGTTAAATTTTTAATTTATAAGATAACATGGGCGATAAATTATTTTAAATTTTTAATTTTATATATATAATTTTATCCAAACAAGTAGAGATATTATCGTTATACGCAAAAAGTTAACTTCTGAAATGAATAAAACTTAAAAGATAATTTTAAAAATTAAAAAATTAAAATTAAATCACTACGACTCGTAAAAAATAAAAAGAAATGTATAAAATCTATAATACTAAAATACTAAGATGCAAAATCAAAAAATCTTTTAAAATCTAATTCGAGTTTTAAGTCATCTAAAGATGATTATATATTAAATTTTATACTTATAATTCATATTAATTTTTAAATATTAAAAATCCGTATATTGATTAATTGCTTAGAAAAATTTTATTTTTTTTCTCATTCTTATATTCATAAGTAAAATTTTAATACGATAATTTGGGAAAATGAACATAATTTTTCTACCGATTTATTTCATATTATTAATTTATTTTAAAGTTTGATTGAATGAAGAACTCCTTACCGATATACTATTTTTTAA is a window from the Apibacter sp. B3706 genome containing:
- a CDS encoding RNA polymerase sigma factor RpoD/SigA; protein product: MRQLKITKQVTNRETASLDKYLQEIGKVDLITADEEVDLAQRIKAGDRVALEKLTKANLRFVVSVAKQYQNQGLSLPDLINEGNLGLIKAAKRFDETRGFKFISYAVWWIRQSILQALAEQSRIVRLPLNKIGSINKINKAYAHLEQEHERAPSAAELSEVLDMSEDDIKESMKNSGRHLSMDAPLVEGEDSNLYDVLRSGESPSPDKELMLESLQIEIERSLSTLTQREADLIRLYFGLSGQHPMTLEEIGETFDLTRERVRQIKEKAIRRLKHTSRSKILKSYLGK
- a CDS encoding NACHT domain-containing protein, encoding MDLSVGAKLIETFKDQLLNLGNNIKDEYLFIYKNGLIDYINNFYEKYSSIKTFIYRDEKVNFYDIYYPIKIQNKKKSIEINDFDEIFENYQYLTIIGNAGSGKSMLTRHIFLLSAENCKHIPIIIELRNLNNCKETIEEYITRIISQNKISPNHKITERILKEGNFIFLLDGYDEIYSENKDKITTDIENFVDRYNKNVFIVTSRPGANAESLTRFDNFEVQSLKGGDIHEFIKMQLSLQENDELERKIIYEINKHENDEYREYLSSPLLLSMFIFTFNNYPELPKQRSKFYWNVFDTLCSKHDSFTKAGGWQHERKSGLKNDELETILKWFSYFSLLEGNYNFDEKYLSDLLKKISTKLSIHIDFDNVLYDLTTSISIIIKDGIEYTFPHKSLQEYFAASLIKSLDNDQKNKIYTERFSKFFDFSSGGNTNFYKLCYELDKVNFLKFFLIPQLKLAFPENKNDKNEIFNIICDKICLNFLFIRNEYEKIESGLIHFSSTKYNDLFFNAPEIDKIMLKFPDILQENFITFLKRYSHNEKRLKYFEKHTFSVKLEDINHMDQQVVDFIKIHGIIDVIYNCYTEIWNYIEKLEQEIEKDEKGISELLDIL